Proteins found in one Phocaeicola salanitronis DSM 18170 genomic segment:
- a CDS encoding HU family DNA-binding protein encodes MFAGLFQTKRKMTKAELVNIIAIKTGIDKKDVMAIMESLMAEVKNSLGKGKHIYLRGFGSFIIKHRAEKTARNISQNTTVMVPAHNIPAFKPAMEFVNAVSKPQDKNSNGLKKNVLLTTSTKYYSIINKGAKCIEDITHVAFENKIEKAPCLISTYSKEDAEKILESSEIQAQIKKMGIEMEVVRIK; translated from the coding sequence ATCTTTGCAGGACTATTTCAAACCAAAAGAAAAATGACAAAAGCAGAATTGGTAAATATCATTGCGATAAAAACAGGTATCGACAAAAAAGATGTGATGGCAATTATGGAAAGCCTGATGGCAGAAGTGAAAAACTCTTTGGGCAAAGGCAAGCACATATACTTGAGAGGGTTCGGCAGCTTCATCATAAAACACAGGGCAGAGAAAACCGCACGCAACATCAGCCAAAATACCACAGTGATGGTTCCGGCACACAATATCCCGGCTTTCAAGCCAGCAATGGAATTTGTTAATGCAGTTAGCAAACCGCAAGACAAGAACAGCAACGGGCTAAAAAAGAACGTACTTTTAACTACATCAACAAAATATTACAGCATCATAAATAAAGGGGCGAAATGCATAGAGGACATAACCCATGTCGCATTTGAAAATAAGATAGAGAAAGCTCCTTGCCTTATCAGCACATATTCAAAGGAAGATGCAGAAAAAATATTAGAAAGCTCGGAGATACAGGCACAGATAAAAAAAATGGGTATTGAAATGGAAGTTGTCAGAATTAAATAA
- a CDS encoding ArdC family protein translates to MKKTFDKNAEKFVALMVEKIESMSENWQKPWFYKGKSLNIFIPQNLTGRYYSGGNVFLLYFLCEKYNYQTPVFLTFNQARKEGIKISKGSISFPVYYTMLCAYERNTNEKISFEDYRALSEEDKANYRLSSYTQYYHVFNIDQTDFATRYPQKWKMLKEKFLKETDENNNQTKGMYVNPILDAMNESQSWVCPISIEYSDSAFYSLSTDSITLPLKKQFLDGENFYATELHEMGHSTGVNERLNRKHFYDRDIKSYGREELVAELVAALMGLYLGISVSVRKENAAYLKTWCKSIGEEPKFLFSVLADAIKAVKYISRHLNISLELENEQSITDVA, encoded by the coding sequence ATGAAAAAAACATTTGATAAGAACGCGGAAAAGTTTGTAGCTTTAATGGTTGAAAAGATTGAAAGTATGTCGGAAAATTGGCAAAAACCGTGGTTCTATAAAGGTAAATCCCTAAATATTTTTATTCCGCAGAATTTAACAGGTCGATATTATTCAGGTGGAAATGTGTTTTTATTATATTTCCTTTGCGAGAAGTATAATTATCAAACACCTGTTTTTTTGACTTTTAATCAAGCAAGAAAAGAAGGTATTAAGATTTCTAAAGGTTCTATTTCTTTTCCTGTATATTATACGATGTTGTGTGCCTATGAACGTAATACTAATGAGAAAATTTCATTTGAAGATTACAGGGCGTTATCGGAAGAAGATAAAGCAAATTATCGCTTATCTTCATATACACAATATTATCATGTTTTTAATATAGATCAAACAGATTTTGCAACAAGATATCCCCAAAAATGGAAGATGCTCAAAGAGAAATTTCTAAAGGAAACAGACGAAAATAATAATCAGACGAAAGGAATGTATGTAAACCCCATTTTAGATGCTATGAATGAAAGTCAAAGTTGGGTTTGTCCGATTAGTATAGAGTATTCTGATTCTGCTTTTTATTCTCTTTCGACTGATAGTATAACTTTGCCGTTGAAGAAGCAATTTTTGGATGGAGAAAACTTTTATGCAACGGAACTCCATGAAATGGGGCATAGTACAGGTGTAAATGAGCGTTTGAATAGAAAACATTTTTATGACCGTGATATAAAGAGCTATGGTCGAGAAGAGCTTGTTGCTGAATTGGTTGCAGCTTTAATGGGACTTTATTTAGGAATTTCAGTTTCAGTAAGAAAGGAGAATGCAGCTTATTTGAAAACATGGTGTAAATCAATAGGGGAAGAACCTAAATTTTTATTCTCTGTTTTGGCTGATGCTATAAAAGCTGTTAAGTATATATCCCGGCATTTAAATATTTCTCTGGAACTTGAAAATGAACAATCTATTACAGATGTAGCATAA